In the Brienomyrus brachyistius isolate T26 chromosome 20, BBRACH_0.4, whole genome shotgun sequence genome, one interval contains:
- the LOC125715574 gene encoding tumor-associated calcium signal transducer 2-like, which produces MKSLVLLIVVAFAVGASAQCLCNTMKWATCDGTPCQCYLKVASDGLGIPLNCSTLVPKCFLMKAEMYRAKTGQSTRSSGKPTEHAFVDNDGIYDPDCEANGRFKAKQCNNTNECWCVNSAGVRRTDKGDKDSIKCDELVETIWVRLQLKHKPTTSAVDPAALKKAIGDAIHDRYFVDGKFVNNTQYDPDARLIMVDVVKPKADRTTDLSRAAYYMEKDVKILPLFTGEKKFLPTVGSQTLDFEDIVVYYVDEKPPTFTMKRLTGGLIAVIVVVILAVAAGLLVLFFARRRDRARYEKTQPREMDEMQ; this is translated from the exons GTCTATGCAACACCATGAAATGGGCAACTTGTGATGGTACCCCTTGCCAGTGCTACCTCAAAGTTGCCTCTGATGGCCTGGGTATTCCTCTGAATTGTTCTACCT TGGTACCAAAGTGCTTCCTGATGAAGGCTGAGATGTACCGTGCTAAGACTGGCCAGTCCACGCGCTCTTCTGGCAAGCCGACGGAGCACGCTTTTGTGGACAACGATGGCATCTATGACCCAGATTGTGAGGCTAATGGCCGCTTCAAGGCCAAGCAGTGCAACAACACCAACGAATGCTGGTGTGTCAACAGTGCAGGAGTGAGGCGTACTGACAAGGGTGACAAGGACAGCATAAAGTGTGACGAGCTGGTGGAAACTAT CTGGGTGCGTTTGCAGCTGAAACACAAGCCCACAACTTCGGCGGTGGATCCAGCTGCACTGAAAAA GGCCATTGGAGATGCTATCCACGACCGCTATTTTGTGGATGGAAAGTTCGTGAACAATACCCAG TATGACCCGGATGCCCGTCTGATCATGGTGGATGTGGTGAAGCCGAAGGCCGACCGGACCACTGACCTGTCGCGTGCCGCCTACTACATGGAGAAGGAT GTTAAAATCCTGCCCCTCTTCACGGGCGAGAAGAAATTCCTACCGACTGTTGGCAGTCAGACTCTGGACTTTGAGGATATCGTGGTTTACTACGTGGATGAGAAGCCCCCCACCTTCACCATGAAGAGGCTGACTGGTGGCCTTATCGCCGTCATCGTGGTGGTCATCCTTGCTGTTGCAGCTGGGTTGCTTGTTCTG TTCTTTGCCAGGAGACGGGACCGTGCCCGATATGAGAAGACACAG CCCAGAGAGATGGATGAGATGCAGTAG